A stretch of Cytophagales bacterium DNA encodes these proteins:
- a CDS encoding helix-turn-helix transcriptional regulator — translation MKKYAMGEFEEIVMLTVAILYENAYGITIKKDIETRLKRSVSVGAMRTALNRLEKKGYLSSHFGEATASRGGKRKRFFKVTPVGKEALDHIMETRKQLWEAIPSIAFDFKFA, via the coding sequence ATGAAAAAGTACGCAATGGGCGAATTTGAGGAGATTGTCATGCTGACCGTGGCCATCCTCTACGAAAACGCTTATGGGATCACTATCAAAAAGGACATAGAAACACGCCTGAAAAGAAGTGTCAGCGTCGGGGCCATGCGTACCGCCCTCAATCGCCTGGAGAAAAAAGGCTACCTCTCCTCTCACTTCGGAGAAGCAACAGCCAGCCGCGGTGGCAAACGAAAGCGATTTTTTAAAGTCACTCCGGTCGGTAAAGAAGCGCTGGACCACATCATGGAAACCCGCAAGCAGCTTTGGGAAGCCATTCCTTCCATAGCCTTCGATTTCAAGTTCGCATGA